Genomic DNA from Gemmatimonadaceae bacterium:
GCAAGGGTGAGCGGACCATCGCGCGCGTCCGGCTCTTCGCGGCGGTGGTCCTGCTCATCCTCCCGGTGCGCGCCCTGCTGGCGCACCCGGAACTCCAGCAGAACTGGGTTGGCCTGGGCATCACCGTGGCCGGCGTCATCACGGGCACGGTGTTCCTGCAGCTCACCCGGCGCGACGTGGTGCCGCCGTGGCTCGGCTTTGGTGCCTCGCTGCTCGACGTCACCTGGGTGAGCGTCGGCCTCGCCACGTTCGTGATGCTCGGCATGCCGCAGATCGCCGTCAACTCGCGCGTGATCTTCGAGGTGTACTTCCTCTGCCTCGCGGCCACCTGCCTGCGCTACGACCGGCGTGTGAGCCTCGTGACGGGGCTCACGGCGATGCTGCAGTACGCGCTCATCGTCTGGTGGGCGCAGCAGTCGGTGGGCACGAGCCCGGCCTGGCTCGACGAGAGCTATGGCCGCTTCGACATCCAGGACCAGGCCGGTCGCATCATCCTGCTCGGCGTCGCGACGCTGATCAGCCTCTCGATCGTGCTGCGCGTGCAGCAGCTGCGCGTGCTCTCGGTGCGCGACCGGCTCACCGGGCTCATGATCCGCGGCTATTTCGACGAGCGGCTGGGCGAGGCCTACGTGCGGGCGAAGCGCACGCGCGAGCCACTCGCGGTGGCGATGATCGACCTCGATTTCTTCAAGTCGTTCAACGACCGCTTCGGGCATGCCGTCGGCGACCTGGTGCTCGCGTCGGTGTCCCGCACGATCAAGTCCCTCGTGCGCGCGGAAGACGTGGTGGGACGCTACGGCGGCGAGGAGCTGATCGTGATGCTCCCGGGCATGGACCGGCTCAAGGCCACCGAGCGCATGGAGCGGATCCGCCGCGCCGTGGCGCAGGTGCGCGTGGAGCTCGACGCGAACGCGAGCGCGCAGGTGGTGGTGCAGGGAGACCTCTTCCCGGAGGAGTCCGAGAAGGTGGCTCGGGCCACGCTCACGGCGAGCATAGGCGTGGCCTCGTGGCCCGAAGACTCGGCCGACACCGTCGAGGCGCTGGTCTACCGCGCCGACGCGCGGCTGCTGAGCGCGAAGTCCACGGGCCGGAACCGCGTCGTGTCCACCTCGGGCATGACGGACGAGTTCGCCATTCGCACGGCCTGAGCGGGCGCCGGCCGCGCCGGATGCCCTGACGCCCGCAGCGAACCGAAGTTTTACTTTCTCACACAGTGCGACTTCCGTCCGCCACCGCGATCCTGCGGTGTGCACGGCTGCGCCTGCCGGGTGTGGATGCCGCCGCCCGGGCAGCCTCTGTCTCCCCACGCCGGAGCGTGTGCATGACCGTGTCCCGTTCGACCTGGCGCACCAGCACCCGAGTGTTGCTCGCGTCATTGCTCGCCGCCGCCACACTCCCGGCGCAGGCCGCCGGCCGTGTGGCTGGCCGCGTCACCAGCTCCGATGGCGGCGCGGCGATCCTCGGCGCCACCGTGCAGCTCGTCGGCACGCCGTTCGGCACCATCACCAAGGCCGACGGCACGTACTCGATCGCGCTGCGCCCCGGCGCATACACGCTCCGCGTCCGGCAGATCGGCTACGCCAGCAGCACGCAGGCCATCACCATCGCCGCCGGCCAGGCGCTCACGCGCGACGTGCGGCTGGAGCGCAGCGCCACGAACCTCGAGGCGGTGGCCGTGGTCGGCACCCGCGATGCCGAGCGCACCGTGGTGAAGTCACCGGTGCCGGTGGACGTGTTCAGTGCGGTGGACCTGAAGGCCACCGGGCGCACCGAGACGGCGCAGATGATCCAGGCGCTGGCGCCGAGCGTGAACTTCCCGCGCTCCGCGATCGCCGACGGCACCGATGCCGTGCGGCCGGCCACGCTGCGCGGCCTCGGCGCCGACCAGGTGCTGGTGCTCGTCAACGGCAAGCGCCGGCACACGACGGCGCTGATCAACGTGAACGGCACCGTCGGCCGCGGGCAGTCGGCCGTGGACCTGAACGCGATCCCGGCGAGCATGATCGACCACGTCGAGATCCTGCGTGACGGTGCCGCGGCGCAGTACGGCTCCGACGCCATCGCCGGCGTGATCAACATCGTGCTCAAGAGCACGGCCCCGACCGAGGTGAACCTGCAGTCCGGCGTCACGGCGCTCGGTGACGGCCGCGTGATGCAGGGTTCGGCCAATGCGGGAGTCGCCAACAGCCGTGGCGGCTACTTCCACGCCGGCCTCGAGGTGCGTGACCGCCAGCACACCGACCGCTCGAGCGCCGACCTGCGCACGCAGTACTTCGCCGGTGATGCGCGTGAGGCCACGATCAATCGCATCAACAACCGCTACGGCGACGGCCAGACCAGCGACATCGTCGGCATGTTCACGGCCGGCACCCAGCTTGGCCGCGGCGTGGACTTCTACGCCTTCGGTGGCACCAGCCGCCGCGCGGCCACGGCCCCGGGCTTCTGGCGCCGGCCCAACGACGATCGTACGATCCGCTCGCTCTACCCGAACGGCTTCCTGCCGTTCATCAACAGCACGCTCTGGGACGCCTCGACGGCGGCGGGCGTGAAGGGGTCGCTCGCCGGATGGAAGTGGGACCTGAGCCAGACCGTCGGCCGCAACAGCCACAACTTCTTCATCAGCAACACCAACAACGCGTCGTTCGGCAACGCCAGCAAGACGGCGTTCGACGCCGGCACGCTGATCTTCAGTGAGGCGACGTCGAACCTGGACCTCTTCCGCGAGGTGAAGGCCGGCACGGTGCCGGTGCGCCTGGCGGCCGGTGCCGAGTGGCGGAAGGACCAGTTCCAGATCACGCAGGGCGAGCCGGGATCGTGGCAGGACGGCAAGGTGCCGGTGCTCGACGCGAGCGGCAACCCGACCACGCGCACGGCCGCCGCCGGCTCGCAGGTGTTCCCGGGCTTCCGGCCGACCGACGAGACCAACGTCTCGCGCACCAGCACGTCGCTCTACGCGGACGTCGAGAGTGACCTCACCAGCATGCTGCTGCTCGGTGGCGCGGTGCGCTACGAGAACTACTCCGACTTCGGCAGCCAGGCGACGGGGAAGGTGACGGCGCGGTTCGCACCGGTGCCGCAGTTCGCGGTGCGCGGTGGCTACAGCACCGGGTTCCGCGCGCCGTCCCTGCAGCAGAGCTGGTTCACGGCCACGTCCACGAACTTCATCGGTGGCGTGCCGTTCGAGATCCGCACCTTCCCGGTCTCGAGCCGGC
This window encodes:
- a CDS encoding diguanylate cyclase — encoded protein: MSGTPSTTVRISERLTPLRGIAAIDEAGLETGGPATERRAQVPWAGFWSVTDPALRDMGRKGERTIARVRLFAAVVLLILPVRALLAHPELQQNWVGLGITVAGVITGTVFLQLTRRDVVPPWLGFGASLLDVTWVSVGLATFVMLGMPQIAVNSRVIFEVYFLCLAATCLRYDRRVSLVTGLTAMLQYALIVWWAQQSVGTSPAWLDESYGRFDIQDQAGRIILLGVATLISLSIVLRVQQLRVLSVRDRLTGLMIRGYFDERLGEAYVRAKRTREPLAVAMIDLDFFKSFNDRFGHAVGDLVLASVSRTIKSLVRAEDVVGRYGGEELIVMLPGMDRLKATERMERIRRAVAQVRVELDANASAQVVVQGDLFPEESEKVARATLTASIGVASWPEDSADTVEALVYRADARLLSAKSTGRNRVVSTSGMTDEFAIRTA
- a CDS encoding TonB-dependent receptor, which encodes MTVSRSTWRTSTRVLLASLLAAATLPAQAAGRVAGRVTSSDGGAAILGATVQLVGTPFGTITKADGTYSIALRPGAYTLRVRQIGYASSTQAITIAAGQALTRDVRLERSATNLEAVAVVGTRDAERTVVKSPVPVDVFSAVDLKATGRTETAQMIQALAPSVNFPRSAIADGTDAVRPATLRGLGADQVLVLVNGKRRHTTALINVNGTVGRGQSAVDLNAIPASMIDHVEILRDGAAAQYGSDAIAGVINIVLKSTAPTEVNLQSGVTALGDGRVMQGSANAGVANSRGGYFHAGLEVRDRQHTDRSSADLRTQYFAGDAREATINRINNRYGDGQTSDIVGMFTAGTQLGRGVDFYAFGGTSRRAATAPGFWRRPNDDRTIRSLYPNGFLPFINSTLWDASTAAGVKGSLAGWKWDLSQTVGRNSHNFFISNTNNASFGNASKTAFDAGTLIFSEATSNLDLFREVKAGTVPVRLAAGAEWRKDQFQITQGEPGSWQDGKVPVLDASGNPTTRTAAAGSQVFPGFRPTDETNVSRTSTSLYADVESDLTSMLLLGGAVRYENYSDFGSQATGKVTARFAPVPQFAVRGGYSTGFRAPSLQQSWFTATSTNFIGGVPFEIRTFPVSSRPAQLLGAKPLTAEKSKNTSAGVTWQPVGALSLTADYYRIDIADRVVLSENLTQVAVRDFLAANGEPGIGGGRFFTNAIDTRTTGLDVVANYGLNFGRKGILRLTAGVSQNKTIITAQKQVTPPALAALNDALYSRVERGRVEKGQPRDNYVFSATHEVSKFTFTARTQRFGEVTAFGTVPANDQTYGAKWITDASIGLALRENVKFTFGADNLFDVYPDQNIPVNANNGIFPYAGISPFGFNGRFAYARLNLRF